Proteins encoded in a region of the Halorubrum hochsteinianum genome:
- a CDS encoding RNA-guided endonuclease InsQ/TnpB family protein — translation MTMEIIRTVKIKLDVPNPRRDDLHQTADQFRYCANQTSKWAWRTSATEYCVTSKAKAEGALYDRLREETDLTANLVQKGVRRAIEAVKSGVEAWKRGDRTSQPHFDAWSVVYDKRSATFHRDHVSLSTVNGRVECDYVLPDETAGTPIGDYLLNEDFEFRISTLQYDRFEDEFYLHARMKRATEDGEDTRSNSDTHNENPTVLGVDLNVDGSFAVTSTGEFIESADYLNHRRREFEKTRGNLQETGTRSAHLTIQQMNDREHRWIQDVLHNVANEILCEARRVDATHVAFENLTGIRDRMAHAKRFHAWAFRQLYQYVEYKGEAEGVTVEQVSPAYTSQRCSKCGCTLEENRPSKHEFECQKCGYELNADYNASKNIARKLAKRLHPGQKFSGGGATYQLALASGFLNLNGEFHDTGPAAAEGKSTDKPHSP, via the coding sequence ATGACGATGGAGATCATCCGTACCGTCAAAATCAAACTTGACGTGCCCAACCCACGACGGGACGACCTCCATCAGACTGCCGATCAGTTCCGTTACTGCGCCAACCAAACCAGCAAGTGGGCGTGGCGTACCTCAGCAACCGAATACTGCGTCACAAGCAAGGCTAAAGCCGAAGGGGCCCTCTACGATCGCCTGCGCGAAGAAACCGACCTTACGGCTAACCTCGTCCAGAAAGGGGTTCGCCGTGCTATCGAGGCGGTCAAAAGCGGAGTCGAAGCGTGGAAGAGAGGCGACCGAACCAGCCAACCGCACTTCGATGCATGGAGTGTCGTCTACGACAAGCGGAGTGCCACCTTCCATCGTGACCACGTCTCCCTCTCAACCGTGAATGGACGGGTCGAATGTGACTACGTGCTGCCCGATGAAACAGCCGGGACACCGATTGGGGACTACTTGCTGAACGAGGACTTCGAGTTCCGAATATCCACGCTTCAGTACGACCGCTTCGAGGACGAGTTCTACCTCCACGCCCGTATGAAACGCGCCACCGAAGATGGCGAAGACACGCGTTCGAATTCGGACACGCACAACGAGAACCCAACAGTTCTCGGCGTGGATTTGAACGTTGATGGCTCCTTCGCTGTCACCAGTACGGGCGAGTTCATCGAGTCAGCGGATTACCTCAATCACCGTCGGCGCGAGTTCGAGAAAACCCGTGGCAACCTCCAAGAGACAGGCACACGGTCAGCTCATCTAACTATCCAGCAGATGAACGACCGCGAACACCGCTGGATACAAGACGTACTCCACAACGTGGCAAATGAGATTCTCTGCGAAGCCCGTCGAGTAGACGCGACTCACGTCGCGTTCGAGAATTTAACAGGGATCCGCGACCGGATGGCCCACGCGAAGCGGTTCCACGCATGGGCGTTCCGCCAGCTCTACCAGTATGTAGAGTACAAAGGCGAAGCCGAGGGTGTGACTGTCGAGCAGGTGAGTCCTGCCTACACAAGCCAGCGGTGTTCGAAGTGTGGCTGTACATTAGAGGAAAATAGACCGTCGAAACACGAGTTTGAGTGCCAAAAGTGCGGGTACGAACTCAACGCCGACTATAATGCGAGCAAGAACATAGCTCGCAAACTCGCCAAGCGTCTCCACCCGGGGCAGAAGTTTTCGGGTGGAGGAGCCACCTATCAACTGGCTCTAGCGTCGGGGTTTTTGAACCTAAACGGTGAGTTTCACGACACCGGCCCTGCAGCGGCAGAAGGGAAATCCACCGACAAACCCCACTCTCCATGA
- a CDS encoding DUF7568 family protein codes for MPRITNWRRESRSPTLAYRNTETGARAVLHRAPDSYRYKWRGAILVDGYPVWSRGYETKDATSFRDELRERPAPDLNCPECPNVDVRVGEKAADGAKVQRWYDCPDCGYEAPSRIVYGAER; via the coding sequence ATGCCCAGGATCACCAACTGGCGACGCGAGAGCCGCTCGCCGACGCTTGCCTATCGGAACACCGAGACCGGTGCGCGAGCCGTCCTGCATCGAGCCCCGGATTCCTACCGGTACAAGTGGCGCGGAGCAATCCTCGTCGACGGCTACCCGGTCTGGTCGCGGGGATACGAGACGAAGGATGCGACGTCGTTCCGTGACGAACTCCGAGAGCGGCCCGCACCGGACCTCAACTGCCCGGAGTGTCCGAACGTCGACGTTCGCGTCGGCGAGAAGGCGGCAGACGGGGCGAAAGTCCAGCGGTGGTATGACTGCCCCGACTGTGGGTACGAAGCACCCTCACGCATCGTCTACGGCGCCGAACGGTGA
- a CDS encoding DUF7567 family protein has protein sequence MTLEVLDRHSEALFEFLWCPVCGQEVFTHIPFEGVFCKNCNTQVELQESRETRGYEEAVLACFDSTTTWNLHVDEKLRRDLPDGSARVKILGAPGAYEVDWWSPEPGEDWEPVERGEFDDVEEPSEVSHLA, from the coding sequence ATGACCCTCGAAGTACTAGACCGACACAGCGAGGCACTGTTCGAGTTCCTCTGGTGCCCCGTCTGCGGGCAGGAGGTCTTCACTCACATCCCCTTCGAGGGGGTGTTCTGCAAGAACTGCAACACCCAGGTCGAACTCCAAGAATCCCGCGAGACACGCGGCTACGAGGAGGCCGTTCTCGCCTGCTTCGATTCTACCACGACCTGGAACCTTCACGTCGACGAGAAACTGCGCCGCGACCTGCCTGATGGGTCGGCCCGCGTGAAGATCCTCGGCGCACCGGGCGCCTACGAGGTCGACTGGTGGAGTCCGGAGCCAGGTGAGGATTGGGAGCCCGTCGAGCGCGGCGAGTTCGACGACGTCGAGGAACCATCAGAGGTGTCGCACCTGGCGTAG
- a CDS encoding RecQ family zinc-binding domain-containing protein, whose amino-acid sequence MSSESERSSPLPDPDEIARRAERQRSLYEEAAENPDRVVPAMFIEDCARCEALADKRRREGFYKHFYRTLPDRETAKLSSDDLPEEIQSAAPVHRAIDDTTLEDESADVASVSELWEQIGTGEHPGKLCQAPLVHYIDREDCYIHAEPTRVGFSYGLPVFVYKRRQSDNHYGVFFSSEKAYLWLCGWILHANGFFDPKEFIPSLYFLKASDPSTVAPELVSKTEDLVFRNGFPGVDAPEITDLPDGVNLYQFPYSKDTYADQFARWRRLYFGERTPRGCGDCDVCRT is encoded by the coding sequence ATGTCATCGGAGTCTGAGAGGAGCTCACCACTCCCCGATCCAGATGAGATTGCCAGGCGGGCCGAACGGCAGCGTAGTCTGTACGAGGAGGCCGCCGAGAATCCAGACCGGGTGGTGCCAGCGATGTTCATCGAGGACTGCGCCCGGTGCGAAGCGCTCGCCGATAAGCGGCGTCGTGAGGGCTTCTATAAACACTTCTATCGGACACTCCCCGATCGAGAGACGGCGAAGCTGTCCAGCGACGATCTCCCTGAGGAGATTCAGTCTGCTGCGCCCGTCCATCGTGCAATCGATGATACGACTCTCGAGGACGAGAGCGCTGACGTGGCCTCCGTCTCGGAGCTGTGGGAGCAGATCGGTACTGGTGAGCACCCAGGCAAGCTGTGTCAAGCTCCGCTAGTCCACTACATCGACCGTGAGGACTGCTATATCCACGCAGAACCAACGCGGGTCGGCTTCAGCTATGGTCTCCCCGTGTTCGTGTACAAACGCCGGCAATCGGACAACCACTACGGAGTCTTCTTCTCCAGTGAGAAGGCGTATCTGTGGCTCTGTGGGTGGATTCTGCACGCCAACGGATTCTTCGACCCGAAAGAGTTCATCCCATCACTCTACTTCTTGAAGGCCTCGGACCCATCCACAGTTGCTCCTGAGTTGGTGTCCAAAACAGAAGATCTCGTGTTTCGTAACGGATTCCCCGGCGTAGACGCGCCCGAAATCACAGACCTGCCGGACGGGGTCAATCTCTACCAATTCCCGTACAGCAAGGACACGTATGCGGATCAGTTTGCTCGATGGCGCCGTCTCTACTTCGGCGAGCGAACCCCTCGTGGATGCGGAGACTGCGACGTGTGTCGGACGTAA
- a CDS encoding restriction endonuclease, translating to MAVLDDLSGFEFEDVMEDVFRNLGYENVRQADRTADEGRDVIMEEVVDGTRRAIIVECKHTGTVGRPVVQKLHSAIATFDFDGPKRGMVVTTGRFTNPAREYADRLQQNDDPHPIELLDGEDLREIADEIGLDLYNGRIEILCDETLRPHDPAADVDAPVIEAFRDVENIEAVDLPEPHSSVTFRPVVAVTADTNAVFETSVGVIHRINDRTRFVAHAERGQPQVVDEDVATLVTENLHATVDLDAEQFGEVFDDVEERRFGQTQTEYKEWAVERLQQHHTTTVTYTGDNNVTYNKTCEPNRSDISVQSIEPVYLPEVRHTTDLQEYTYPYEYYAAGPSRVTAEDGIHRCVHCDTSGGDETYTYCSNCGAIACSSHIKTERLEGEPICTGCAVTERFALKTKYFYDEENLEAFSEEYADMPLHEKAMENKWLAGGSVVATVLLVVGLLVIGGII from the coding sequence ATGGCTGTACTGGACGATCTCTCGGGGTTCGAGTTCGAGGACGTGATGGAGGACGTGTTCCGGAACCTCGGCTACGAGAACGTCCGCCAGGCCGACCGCACGGCTGACGAGGGTCGCGACGTCATCATGGAGGAGGTCGTCGACGGCACGCGGCGTGCGATCATCGTTGAGTGCAAGCACACGGGGACGGTCGGACGGCCGGTCGTCCAGAAGCTCCACTCGGCGATCGCGACGTTCGACTTCGACGGCCCCAAACGCGGAATGGTCGTCACGACCGGCCGGTTCACGAACCCCGCTCGGGAGTACGCCGACCGCCTTCAGCAGAACGACGACCCCCATCCAATCGAGTTGCTCGACGGCGAGGACCTCCGGGAGATCGCCGATGAGATCGGCCTCGACCTCTACAACGGGCGCATCGAGATTCTCTGCGACGAGACGCTCCGCCCGCACGACCCGGCTGCCGACGTCGACGCGCCCGTCATCGAGGCGTTCCGCGACGTCGAGAACATCGAGGCCGTCGACCTGCCAGAACCGCACTCGTCGGTAACGTTCCGCCCGGTGGTCGCGGTCACCGCGGACACGAACGCCGTCTTCGAGACGTCGGTGGGCGTCATCCACCGGATCAACGACCGGACGCGATTCGTCGCCCACGCCGAGCGCGGGCAGCCACAGGTCGTCGACGAAGACGTCGCGACGCTGGTCACCGAGAACCTCCACGCGACGGTCGACCTCGACGCCGAGCAGTTCGGCGAGGTGTTCGACGATGTCGAGGAGCGCCGGTTCGGACAGACTCAGACGGAGTACAAGGAGTGGGCCGTCGAGCGCCTCCAGCAGCACCACACGACGACGGTGACCTACACCGGCGACAACAACGTCACGTACAACAAGACCTGCGAGCCGAATCGTTCGGACATCTCCGTGCAGTCGATCGAGCCCGTATACCTCCCCGAGGTTCGGCACACGACCGACCTCCAGGAGTACACCTACCCCTACGAGTACTACGCGGCAGGTCCGTCACGAGTGACAGCCGAGGATGGCATCCACCGCTGCGTCCATTGTGACACAAGCGGCGGCGACGAGACGTACACCTACTGTTCGAACTGCGGGGCAATCGCCTGCTCCAGCCACATCAAAACGGAGCGGCTGGAAGGCGAGCCGATCTGTACAGGCTGTGCGGTGACGGAACGGTTCGCGCTGAAGACGAAGTACTTCTACGACGAGGAGAATCTCGAGGCGTTCAGCGAGGAGTACGCCGACATGCCGCTTCACGAAAAGGCGATGGAGAACAAGTGGCTGGCCGGGGGGAGCGTTGTCGCGACGGTGCTGCTTGTCGTCGGACTACTCGTCATCGGCGGCATCATCTGA
- a CDS encoding DUF6166 domain-containing protein: protein MNGNVPVASSESVPVASPGQAHRDAVEYVGFRVDGQAVVLNLSEHRRLSLERSLDLVNHSPSGFEWGYSGSGPAQLACALLLDYYDDEQFAREHYIAFRNQVVSQLECDSAAACWHLPGEEINAAMATLTDDVVALTDGGRPSPTLPENWRAVSRQDRRVFQRADRDHYIVLGDGTDEWLVVLCSQGDRAYPAPLAHRTVAEDADVEQVIRELAEVSNDLIEPPEGEH from the coding sequence ATGAACGGGAATGTACCTGTAGCCAGTTCGGAATCGGTTCCAGTCGCATCGCCAGGTCAGGCTCACCGAGACGCAGTCGAATACGTCGGCTTCCGCGTCGACGGCCAAGCCGTCGTGCTGAACCTCTCGGAGCATCGGCGACTCTCCCTCGAGCGCAGTCTGGACCTCGTCAACCACAGTCCAAGCGGGTTCGAGTGGGGGTACAGTGGTAGCGGGCCCGCCCAGCTCGCGTGCGCGCTCCTCCTCGACTACTACGACGATGAGCAGTTCGCCCGTGAGCACTACATCGCGTTCCGGAATCAGGTAGTTTCGCAGCTGGAGTGCGACAGTGCCGCGGCGTGCTGGCACCTCCCCGGCGAGGAGATCAACGCCGCGATGGCGACCCTTACCGACGACGTCGTCGCCCTCACCGACGGCGGACGGCCGTCACCGACGCTCCCCGAGAACTGGCGAGCCGTCTCTCGCCAGGACCGGCGGGTCTTCCAGCGCGCTGATCGCGACCACTACATCGTACTCGGGGATGGAACCGACGAGTGGCTGGTCGTACTCTGCAGCCAAGGCGACCGTGCATATCCTGCCCCGCTCGCACATCGGACGGTTGCCGAGGATGCTGACGTGGAACAGGTAATCCGGGAACTCGCCGAAGTGAGCAACGACCTCATCGAACCCCCGGAGGGGGAGCACTGA
- a CDS encoding DUF6610 family protein gives MSLELRSSASTAREIAAARQADYVAFLHRAPFVVDAVDLGFLPGFREDCGYQEAQYQNLSLPVGMLDNDFRNPDLERFVDRFFEYEPQVGVIGDVDEIDDVDAHVAAAREIQASYPEAELIVVPKSRAVIDAIPETLVLGYSRGYADRLAHEFSDPADWRGRRVHILGGSPPKQLDAIRQLTRPTLTDEPPADIVGVDWNGLHRGAQFGEFWTADGWDDSGRDADHVTVRKTVRHSLARVREFWRAHGIWPETTPQNEGLNVEYEGPSPADLEDATCTECGTNVWRTRRGPYVAEYDTGASCGYCSYEGYFSHRHRNNLEEIASEQSVYLPPAWLRDLFFVPPERGAGVTAREQRCC, from the coding sequence ATGTCCCTCGAGCTGAGATCCAGCGCCAGCACCGCTCGCGAAATCGCCGCCGCCAGACAGGCAGACTACGTGGCGTTTCTGCATCGAGCCCCGTTTGTCGTCGACGCTGTCGACCTCGGCTTCCTTCCCGGCTTTCGCGAGGATTGTGGGTATCAGGAGGCGCAGTATCAGAACCTTAGCCTCCCCGTCGGGATGCTCGACAACGATTTCCGGAATCCCGATCTGGAGCGGTTCGTCGACCGTTTCTTCGAGTACGAACCTCAGGTCGGGGTCATCGGGGACGTCGACGAAATCGACGACGTCGACGCCCACGTCGCTGCTGCTCGTGAGATCCAAGCGAGCTACCCCGAGGCCGAGCTCATCGTCGTTCCGAAGTCGCGGGCGGTAATCGACGCGATCCCCGAGACCCTCGTCCTCGGATATTCACGAGGATACGCCGACCGCCTGGCCCACGAGTTCTCCGACCCAGCCGATTGGAGAGGGCGGCGCGTCCACATCCTCGGCGGGAGTCCGCCCAAGCAGCTCGATGCCATTCGACAGCTTACCCGACCGACACTCACGGACGAGCCACCAGCCGACATCGTCGGCGTCGACTGGAACGGGCTGCATCGCGGCGCACAGTTCGGTGAGTTCTGGACGGCCGACGGCTGGGACGACAGCGGTCGCGACGCCGACCACGTCACCGTCCGAAAGACGGTGCGCCACAGCCTCGCTCGCGTCCGTGAGTTTTGGAGGGCCCACGGAATCTGGCCCGAAACGACACCGCAAAACGAGGGGCTCAACGTCGAGTACGAGGGTCCGAGTCCTGCCGATCTCGAGGACGCTACCTGTACCGAGTGCGGGACGAACGTCTGGCGAACTCGCCGCGGCCCGTACGTGGCCGAATACGATACCGGCGCAAGCTGTGGATACTGCAGCTACGAAGGCTACTTCAGCCACCGCCACCGGAACAACCTGGAGGAGATCGCCAGCGAGCAGAGCGTCTACCTCCCGCCGGCGTGGCTTCGCGACCTGTTTTTCGTGCCCCCAGAGAGGGGTGCGGGGGTCACCGCCCGCGAGCAACGATGCTGTTGA
- a CDS encoding helix-turn-helix transcriptional regulator, whose product MGYSSSDDPDSVLSERYSFLHILMDQPRSKSELEEVVDVSRSTLDRALRDLADSEFVVYKDGVWKPTPLGRCSYRAREAYLGRLESLVEAGPLINELSTTDMIDYPFLEGASVNRADPSMPDAIIQLLLDSVETGKYITIITPVVITGFAEELYERVRSTEDYSLDLIIPPDVFERMRAVFSSLTNKLQDDSNVSLHTATMPFSFGLWIVDSSEAGVIIFTEQGVRGILMNDTPDALDWAEDQYNRVKQEANSDFLALLKSSGSYMFAM is encoded by the coding sequence ATGGGTTATTCATCAAGCGATGACCCCGACAGTGTCCTCTCCGAACGCTACTCGTTCCTTCACATCCTAATGGATCAGCCTCGCTCAAAGAGCGAACTGGAAGAGGTGGTTGATGTCTCACGTTCTACGCTGGACCGCGCTTTGCGTGACCTCGCCGATAGTGAGTTCGTGGTCTACAAAGACGGCGTGTGGAAACCTACGCCACTCGGAAGGTGTAGTTACAGGGCACGAGAAGCATATCTGGGTCGGCTGGAGAGTCTTGTTGAGGCAGGTCCACTAATCAACGAACTTTCAACAACGGATATGATTGATTACCCGTTTCTTGAGGGGGCAAGTGTCAACAGAGCTGACCCGTCGATGCCAGATGCCATTATACAACTGTTGCTAGATAGTGTCGAAACTGGTAAATATATTACCATTATTACCCCAGTCGTGATTACTGGCTTCGCTGAGGAGCTCTACGAACGTGTACGCAGTACTGAAGATTACTCTCTCGATTTAATTATCCCACCCGACGTATTTGAACGGATGCGTGCCGTATTTTCATCACTTACAAATAAACTACAAGACGACAGTAATGTCAGTTTACACACTGCTACGATGCCGTTTAGTTTTGGCCTCTGGATTGTTGATTCGTCTGAGGCAGGTGTCATCATTTTCACGGAACAGGGAGTGCGTGGAATTCTCATGAATGATACCCCAGATGCGCTTGATTGGGCGGAAGATCAATACAATCGCGTGAAACAGGAAGCTAATTCGGATTTTCTGGCTCTGTTGAAATCCTCAGGGAGTTACATGTTCGCCATGTAA
- a CDS encoding IS5 family transposase translates to MKSLPKSQILRFTEKAIHLARRAVSRYSSKFSKHRYTLPQHVVLLCLKVRKNTTYRGLLDELIEMPRIRRALGLAELPTPSTLCKAFNRLGMAVWRVILTLSATLLPTSGVVGVDASGFDRSHASKHYTKRAELTIQQLKVTLLVDTKENAILDLHVTTTRKHDSQIAPPLIKRNPENIDILLGDKGYDDQKIRRLARQHEVRPLIKHREFTSLHKAWNARLDADLYGQRSQSEAVNSTLKRKYGAFVRSRRWWKQFRELTIACLIHNVERSL, encoded by the coding sequence ATGAAGTCCCTCCCGAAGTCGCAGATTCTTCGTTTTACTGAGAAGGCGATCCATCTGGCACGCCGAGCGGTCTCTCGATACTCCTCGAAGTTCTCTAAACACCGCTACACACTTCCCCAGCACGTTGTTCTGCTGTGTCTCAAAGTTCGGAAGAACACGACATACCGTGGCCTGCTTGACGAACTGATCGAGATGCCACGCATCCGACGAGCTCTTGGATTAGCCGAACTTCCGACGCCATCAACGCTCTGTAAGGCGTTCAATCGACTTGGTATGGCCGTGTGGCGTGTTATATTGACTCTCTCAGCGACGCTACTTCCGACGAGTGGAGTTGTTGGAGTTGATGCGTCAGGGTTTGACCGCAGTCACGCTTCGAAACACTACACGAAACGAGCTGAACTCACGATTCAGCAGCTCAAAGTGACGCTGCTGGTCGATACGAAAGAGAACGCAATCCTCGATCTCCACGTGACGACGACACGAAAACACGATAGTCAGATCGCTCCGCCGTTGATCAAGCGTAACCCGGAAAACATCGATATTCTGCTCGGTGACAAGGGCTACGACGACCAGAAGATCAGGCGACTTGCCCGGCAACACGAGGTTCGGCCACTGATAAAGCATCGTGAGTTTACATCGCTTCACAAGGCATGGAACGCGCGCTTAGACGCTGATCTCTACGGCCAGCGGAGTCAATCCGAGGCGGTCAACTCAACGCTCAAGCGGAAGTACGGTGCGTTCGTCCGGTCACGACGCTGGTGGAAACAGTTCCGTGAACTCACCATCGCCTGCCTCATTCATAACGTAGAACGATCACTCTGA
- a CDS encoding IS200/IS605 family transposon protein TnpB, translated as MSVVVRRTNTFAVRPLSEQDEQLLRELLDASASLWNELNYERRRNFFDGESVWDTADYRKQYVGVLGSATAQQVIRKNSEAWRSFFAAREDGEDTAPPGYWGNEDDGRELRTYIRNDQYTLETGERSRLEIPIGQDLKNEYGLGYHDRLRLEVAGDPNWEGEQGRLELYYDEVDDTFRAIQPVTVPDSRRDSPLAEESAALDVGANNLVACTTTTGQQYLYEGRDLFARFRETTEEIARLQSKLREGRYSSRRIRRLYRKRTRRRDHAQDALVRDLIERLFEEGVATVYVGDLTDVLSKHWSAEVNDKNHQFWAYRSFIDRLATTAEEYGITVEVRSEAYTTAECPVCGEREMTERDGDVFRCLCGYEGHADLGASRTFLERQAGESEVGSMARPVRLMWDDHNWSESPRSPERASPNEERTNRSTRTGKLASVETA; from the coding sequence ATGTCTGTTGTCGTGAGGCGAACCAATACGTTCGCGGTGCGCCCTCTCTCCGAGCAGGATGAGCAGTTGCTCCGCGAACTGTTAGACGCCTCTGCCAGCCTCTGGAACGAACTGAACTACGAGCGTCGCCGGAACTTTTTCGACGGCGAGAGTGTGTGGGATACCGCCGACTATCGCAAGCAGTATGTCGGCGTCCTCGGCTCCGCCACCGCTCAACAGGTCATCCGTAAGAACAGCGAGGCGTGGCGGTCTTTTTTCGCAGCCAGAGAGGATGGCGAGGACACCGCCCCGCCCGGCTACTGGGGCAACGAGGACGACGGCAGGGAGTTGCGAACGTACATCCGTAACGACCAGTACACCCTCGAAACCGGCGAGCGGAGCCGCCTCGAAATCCCCATCGGCCAAGACCTGAAAAACGAGTACGGGCTTGGCTACCACGACCGACTGCGCCTCGAAGTTGCTGGCGACCCAAACTGGGAGGGCGAACAGGGCCGGTTAGAACTGTACTACGACGAGGTCGATGACACGTTCAGGGCTATTCAACCCGTCACCGTACCTGATTCTCGACGGGATTCACCACTAGCCGAGGAATCGGCTGCCTTGGATGTCGGCGCGAACAACCTCGTCGCCTGTACGACCACGACCGGCCAGCAGTACCTCTACGAGGGCCGCGATCTGTTCGCCCGCTTCCGGGAAACCACCGAGGAGATCGCCCGCTTACAGTCCAAACTCCGTGAGGGTCGGTACAGCAGTCGCCGGATTCGACGCCTGTACCGCAAGCGGACACGCCGACGCGACCACGCACAGGATGCGCTCGTCCGCGACCTGATCGAACGACTATTTGAAGAAGGCGTTGCGACCGTATATGTGGGCGATCTCACCGACGTGCTATCCAAGCACTGGTCCGCAGAGGTGAACGACAAAAACCACCAGTTCTGGGCATACCGGTCGTTCATCGACCGGCTTGCGACTACCGCCGAGGAGTACGGTATCACGGTCGAAGTCCGCTCAGAAGCATACACGACGGCGGAGTGTCCAGTGTGTGGCGAACGAGAGATGACGGAGCGGGACGGCGACGTGTTCCGCTGTTTGTGTGGCTACGAGGGGCACGCCGACCTCGGTGCGTCACGGACATTCCTTGAACGACAGGCTGGCGAATCCGAAGTCGGGTCGATGGCACGGCCCGTGCGCCTCATGTGGGACGACCACAACTGGTCGGAGTCACCACGCTCTCCCGAGAGGGCCAGTCCCAACGAGGAGCGCACAAACCGGAGTACCCGCACGGGGAAACTTGCCTCCGTGGAGACGGCATAG
- a CDS encoding ArdC-like ssDNA-binding domain-containing protein yields the protein MSTTRDSSVSFDQTDTRSDEMNSTIEQWIDDLVAGVDDAQSSAEFQEWLDVQSRFHDYSYRNTLLIKRQCPEASRVAGYRTWQEEFDRHVKEGESAIWIWAPIITKQCPECENSPSYHEDSDCEYDETPPEEWSEGLVGFKPAPVFDVSQTEGEPLPDLDTEATGDAGDLVEQLTAAADELGVTVRIVPVEEWTHGEAKGICEQLSLVDMQPRVEVRDRENEADLARTLVHEYAHALLHFDVDDDTERAKREIEAEAVAYVVGRYCGLDTSGSAFYLAAWESDDSEVVRERLGRISRTAEELIDVLESESSSQPD from the coding sequence ATGTCTACGACCAGAGACTCGTCGGTCTCCTTCGACCAGACCGACACGCGATCAGACGAGATGAACAGTACCATCGAACAGTGGATCGACGACCTCGTCGCCGGCGTCGACGACGCGCAGTCCAGCGCGGAGTTCCAGGAGTGGCTCGATGTCCAGAGTCGTTTCCACGACTACTCCTACCGGAACACGCTCCTCATCAAGCGGCAGTGTCCCGAGGCGAGCCGGGTGGCGGGCTACCGGACGTGGCAGGAGGAGTTCGACCGCCACGTCAAGGAGGGTGAGTCGGCCATCTGGATCTGGGCGCCGATCATCACCAAGCAGTGCCCGGAGTGCGAGAACTCGCCGAGCTACCACGAGGACAGCGACTGTGAGTACGACGAGACGCCGCCCGAGGAATGGTCGGAGGGCCTAGTCGGATTCAAGCCTGCGCCGGTGTTCGATGTCTCCCAGACCGAGGGCGAACCGCTTCCTGATCTCGACACGGAAGCGACCGGGGACGCCGGCGATCTCGTCGAACAGTTGACTGCCGCCGCTGATGAGCTCGGCGTGACGGTGCGGATCGTTCCAGTCGAGGAGTGGACACACGGCGAGGCGAAGGGCATCTGTGAGCAGCTGAGTCTCGTCGATATGCAGCCGCGTGTCGAGGTTCGGGATCGGGAGAACGAGGCCGACCTTGCGCGGACGCTGGTTCACGAGTACGCCCACGCCCTGCTCCACTTCGATGTCGACGACGACACCGAGCGGGCGAAACGCGAAATCGAGGCCGAAGCCGTCGCGTACGTCGTCGGGCGCTACTGTGGGTTGGACACCAGCGGGTCGGCGTTCTACCTCGCTGCGTGGGAGTCGGACGATTCCGAGGTCGTTCGCGAGCGCCTCGGCCGGATTAGTCGAACGGCAGAAGAACTCATCGACGTTCTCGAGAGCGAATCCTCGTCCCAACCTGATTAA